Proteins encoded within one genomic window of Pseudomonas cannabina:
- a CDS encoding recombinase family protein gives MTNIAYIRVSTVDQNTDRQLDGMTFDKVFTDKLSGSDTNRPQLLAMIDWARAGDVVHVHSIDRLARSMADLLKIVADFNAKGVHVHFHKESMVFTGDDSPMQKLMLNMMGSFAQFEREVMKERQREGIAKAKEKGVYKGRVKTVDDAAILALLSAGKSVRVVAAELGVNPSTVQRAKNASKG, from the coding sequence ATGACCAACATTGCATACATCCGAGTTTCGACAGTTGATCAGAACACTGATCGTCAACTTGACGGCATGACCTTCGACAAGGTGTTCACTGACAAACTGTCAGGCTCCGACACAAACCGTCCTCAGTTGCTCGCCATGATCGATTGGGCACGCGCAGGAGATGTTGTTCATGTGCATTCGATTGACCGTCTAGCACGCTCTATGGCTGACCTTCTCAAGATCGTTGCCGACTTCAACGCAAAGGGCGTACACGTCCACTTCCATAAAGAATCTATGGTGTTCACTGGTGACGACTCACCTATGCAGAAACTCATGTTGAACATGATGGGCAGCTTTGCCCAGTTTGAAAGAGAGGTGATGAAAGAGCGCCAGCGGGAAGGTATCGCGAAGGCCAAGGAGAAAGGAGTTTACAAAGGTCGAGTGAAGACCGTGGATGATGCTGCGATCCTGGCCCTGCTGAGTGCTGGTAAGTCTGTCCGTGTTGTCGCCGCTGAACTCGGCGTCAACCCCTCCACAGTTCAACGTGCAAAGAATGCCTCAAAAGGTTGA
- a CDS encoding recombinase family protein, with product MSASLGKSGFSGAHLDNAFGRLLAAIENGAIPKGSAILIEQIDRAGRMEPMEMLPLLSRIVNAGVDLVTLDDGITYDRASVNSNHLFLLVAKVQQAHQYSDSLSRRLRAAYQTKRAKAAAGEGATRRMPLWIRDGKLRDDIAPFVTQVFEDYAAGIGERRILGRLKGQHPEFETISPSTFRRWLRNPVAVGRWNDIEDVWPAVVSKELWFRVQKRLTDGVKPKAASSKYLLSGLVKCARCGKNYCVGGQKGALTMLCVSRHRFGSNAGGCTNKRSIPYAVFDFIRSQTAHAALVRASQSQNLTASEKRQIEIDGELIELRKQSSHAAEGLVRYGMVKEITDVLDRVTDQIDRLEKERVMLQAVPAPATLDDMIDVENDLLDDDIVKLNALLQGVGYEMVVDDRTIVVCEASVFSTLQSQTYRYLGADRVTGTYKVTANDEVLHHLPNLDSKVQQDEYAKFLKQEARYESGELKREIYRL from the coding sequence ATCAGCGCCTCCCTAGGCAAATCAGGCTTTAGTGGTGCGCACCTCGACAATGCTTTCGGTCGTCTTTTAGCAGCGATAGAAAACGGCGCTATCCCTAAAGGCTCTGCCATCCTGATTGAACAGATAGACCGTGCAGGACGTATGGAGCCAATGGAAATGCTCCCTCTACTCTCCCGCATTGTGAACGCTGGTGTTGACCTTGTGACACTGGACGACGGAATCACATATGACAGAGCATCAGTGAACAGCAACCACTTGTTCCTGCTCGTCGCCAAGGTACAGCAGGCACACCAGTATTCTGACTCCCTAAGCCGTCGCCTTAGAGCTGCCTATCAGACCAAGCGAGCTAAAGCCGCTGCTGGGGAAGGTGCTACCAGACGTATGCCACTCTGGATCCGGGACGGGAAACTGCGTGACGATATCGCACCATTCGTCACTCAGGTTTTTGAAGACTATGCGGCGGGTATTGGTGAGCGTCGAATTCTTGGAAGGCTCAAAGGACAACATCCAGAATTCGAAACGATCAGTCCTTCGACCTTCCGCCGCTGGCTGAGAAACCCTGTGGCCGTTGGACGCTGGAATGACATTGAAGACGTGTGGCCCGCCGTGGTGAGTAAAGAGCTTTGGTTTCGTGTACAGAAGCGACTGACTGATGGCGTTAAACCCAAAGCTGCCTCATCCAAATATTTGCTATCAGGTCTGGTTAAGTGTGCTCGGTGCGGTAAAAACTACTGTGTTGGCGGACAAAAAGGAGCATTGACGATGCTCTGTGTGAGCCGCCACAGGTTTGGTTCTAACGCAGGTGGTTGCACGAATAAACGATCCATCCCCTACGCCGTGTTTGACTTCATCAGGTCACAGACGGCACATGCCGCATTAGTAAGGGCATCACAAAGCCAGAATTTGACAGCAAGTGAAAAGCGTCAGATTGAAATCGATGGAGAGCTAATCGAGTTGCGTAAGCAGTCATCCCATGCGGCTGAAGGTTTGGTGCGCTATGGGATGGTGAAGGAAATCACGGATGTTCTTGATCGTGTCACAGACCAGATTGACCGGTTGGAGAAAGAGCGTGTAATGCTCCAGGCAGTGCCAGCCCCAGCAACGCTTGACGACATGATAGACGTGGAGAATGACCTACTTGATGATGATATCGTGAAGCTGAATGCGCTTTTGCAAGGCGTAGGCTACGAGATGGTTGTGGATGATCGTACAATCGTCGTGTGCGAAGCCAGCGTATTCAGCACGCTTCAAAGTCAAACTTATAGATACCTTGGTGCGGACCGTGTCACTGGTACTTATAAAGTGACTGCTAACGATGAAGTGCTCCATCACCTGCCTAATCTTGATTCTAAGGTGCAGCAAGATGAATACGCAAAGTTTCTGAAGCAAGAGGCTCGTTACGAGTCTGGTGAGCTGAAACGAGAGATTTATCGCTTGTAG
- a CDS encoding YggL family protein, translating to MATNRSRRLRKKLCVDEFQELGFELNLDFKQELDDKAIDAFLDAFLKEAMEANGLGYVGGGDFGLVCLSKRGSVSEEQRAAVEAWLKGRSELTEVTVSPLIDVWYPEKEINPAA from the coding sequence ATGGCCACTAACCGCTCCCGCCGTCTGCGCAAAAAACTGTGTGTAGACGAGTTCCAGGAATTGGGTTTCGAACTGAACCTGGACTTCAAGCAAGAGCTGGATGACAAGGCAATCGACGCTTTCCTCGACGCTTTCCTGAAAGAAGCGATGGAAGCCAACGGTCTTGGTTATGTGGGCGGCGGCGACTTCGGTCTGGTTTGCCTGAGCAAGCGTGGCTCGGTGAGCGAAGAGCAGCGTGCTGCTGTCGAAGCCTGGCTGAAAGGCCGCAGCGAACTGACAGAAGTCACTGTCAGCCCGCTGATCGACGTCTGGTACCCGGAAAAAGAAATCAACCCGGCCGCCTGA
- the dacB gene encoding D-alanyl-D-alanine carboxypeptidase/D-alanyl-D-alanine endopeptidase: protein MIKSLRPLLLASLLLPLALPAHAAVINTTLPPKVQQALKASKLGDDALSLVMLPLNGPGTPTVFNADVSVNPASTMKLITTYAALEMLGPTHQWKTEFFTDGTLSNGVLRGNLYLKGGGDPKLNMEKLWLLMRDLRANGVQQVTGDLVLDRSHFVQPQLPVFNDDGNDDNKPFLVKPDALMVNLKALRFVTRNDDGRILVSVEPPIATIRIDNQVKAVASKQCTGDVRYNPVTQPDGSVNVTVTGQLGNGCNSQTYLSLLDHPTYAAGAVRAIWQELGGTILGKDRVGVLPGNAKLLAKAFSPDLVEVIRDINKFSNNTMAQQLFLSLGEEFRNEADGDDGKAAQRVIRQWLAKKGITAPHLVMENGSGLSRAERVSAREMAVILQAAWRSPYAAEFMSSMPLAGLDGTMRKRLKRTPLLGEAHIKTGTLNTVRAIAGFSRDSNGNTWAVVAILNDPRPFGASSILDEVLIDLYRQPKLANTTVSIQQQ from the coding sequence ATGATCAAGTCGCTCCGTCCACTGCTGCTCGCTTCGCTGCTTTTGCCACTGGCGCTCCCCGCCCACGCTGCCGTCATCAACACCACCCTGCCACCCAAGGTTCAACAGGCCCTGAAAGCTAGCAAACTCGGCGATGATGCGCTCTCGCTGGTCATGCTGCCGCTCAACGGTCCGGGTACACCCACCGTATTCAATGCCGATGTGTCGGTGAATCCGGCTTCCACCATGAAGCTGATCACCACCTACGCCGCGCTGGAAATGCTCGGCCCGACCCACCAGTGGAAAACCGAATTCTTCACCGACGGCACTCTGAGCAACGGCGTCTTGCGTGGCAACCTGTACCTCAAGGGCGGTGGCGACCCCAAGCTGAACATGGAAAAACTCTGGCTGCTGATGCGTGATCTGCGGGCCAACGGTGTGCAGCAGGTGACGGGCGATCTGGTACTGGATCGCAGCCACTTCGTCCAGCCGCAACTGCCGGTGTTCAACGATGACGGCAACGATGACAACAAGCCGTTTCTGGTCAAGCCCGACGCGCTGATGGTCAACCTCAAGGCCCTGCGTTTCGTGACGCGCAACGATGACGGCCGAATTCTGGTGTCGGTCGAGCCGCCGATTGCCACCATTCGCATCGACAACCAGGTCAAGGCGGTTGCCTCGAAACAATGCACCGGCGACGTGCGCTACAACCCGGTGACGCAACCGGACGGCAGCGTCAATGTGACCGTGACCGGTCAGTTGGGCAACGGCTGCAACTCGCAGACTTACCTGTCCCTGCTCGATCACCCGACCTACGCAGCAGGCGCAGTTCGCGCCATCTGGCAGGAACTGGGCGGCACCATTCTGGGCAAGGACCGCGTCGGCGTATTGCCTGGCAACGCCAAGCTGCTCGCCAAAGCATTTTCACCCGATCTGGTGGAAGTCATCCGTGACATCAATAAATTCAGTAACAACACCATGGCCCAGCAGCTGTTCCTCAGCCTCGGCGAAGAGTTTCGCAACGAAGCCGACGGTGACGACGGCAAAGCTGCACAACGCGTGATCCGTCAGTGGCTGGCGAAAAAAGGCATCACTGCGCCGCATCTGGTCATGGAAAACGGTTCCGGGCTGTCTCGCGCAGAACGCGTCAGTGCCCGCGAAATGGCGGTCATCCTGCAAGCCGCATGGCGCAGCCCATATGCCGCCGAATTCATGAGTTCGATGCCGCTGGCCGGGCTCGATGGCACGATGCGTAAACGCCTCAAGCGTACTCCGCTGCTCGGCGAAGCCCACATCAAGACCGGCACGTTGAACACAGTACGCGCCATCGCCGGCTTCAGCCGCGACAGCAACGGCAATACCTGGGCGGTCGTGGCGATTCTCAACGACCCGCGCCCTTTCGGTGCCTCGTCGATTCTGGACGAAGTGCTGATCGACCTGTACCGCCAGCCCAAACTGGCCAACACCACGGTTTCGATCCAGCAACAGTAG
- a CDS encoding sensor domain-containing diguanylate cyclase: MTAKRFRLRILSFINGQRSAWLVAVLAFLIGIALTVMLALADNELYQRQVHQRFDMLAAERFSRLQERLDRQVTRLDTLSRFFIFSQRVEQSEFDGFVAPLLLGTQAYAWTPRVTREERAAFEEQAHADGITDYAIREMTDSGALKIAGVRNEYFPVRFLQTVSKTPSPLGFDIASEQVRRSALERARLLKRIVATPRIRLLDPPDAYGILLVAPVFSSGRTPAQLNGYVTAVISLAQLMNVGTAEQDNLAVTMQDLSSPARPEPVYQSPVAAIHNRLYASSLLSLGDRDYLIEVRPTQIFNLSNQIMMPGRVLWLGGLLSLMLSALLYTLISQRQRALQRVAQRTRELRQRELQLRAAHGQLRNVLDAATEVAIIATDLDGLINMFNVGAEKMLGYPQEQILGKFHLMDLYQSAELEARASSLSRERGQPISAAQLMFLDAVQDGTHPSQEWTLQRSDGSTLVVDMLVTAVRDDQGLWTGYLAVCIDVTEHKRVNQALAEQGQLLKKLGSQVPGGIYQYHLATDGSARFRYASAGMCELFEVGEAQLLGDADAVMRRIEPADLARVRTSILASARHLTAWSEEYRVELPRKGLRWLSAASTPERLADGSVLWHGFVSDITDLKRVEQELRALSVTDVLTGAYNRRFFQDRMQAELKRIDRHGGDLSIIMLDVDHFKRINDRFGHAAGDQVLRSISEKISQRLRSDDVFCRLGGEEFMVVCPGTRSAQAYQLALSLREALRNQVIEGVDHVVTASFGIASRRAGEGIDAMLLRADSGVYAAKQGGRDRVEPEQL, from the coding sequence ATGACCGCTAAACGTTTCAGACTCAGAATTCTGAGTTTTATCAATGGTCAGCGCTCTGCATGGCTGGTAGCGGTTCTGGCTTTTCTGATCGGCATTGCACTGACCGTCATGCTGGCGCTGGCGGACAACGAGCTGTATCAGCGTCAGGTCCACCAGCGTTTCGACATGCTTGCAGCAGAGCGCTTCAGCCGTCTTCAGGAGCGTCTGGACCGGCAGGTTACCCGGCTGGACACCCTGAGCCGCTTTTTCATCTTTTCCCAGCGAGTCGAGCAATCGGAGTTCGACGGCTTCGTCGCGCCATTACTGCTGGGCACCCAGGCGTATGCCTGGACCCCTCGCGTCACCAGAGAAGAGCGGGCTGCGTTCGAGGAGCAGGCGCATGCGGACGGTATTACCGATTACGCCATACGCGAGATGACCGACAGCGGCGCGCTGAAAATTGCCGGTGTGCGCAATGAGTACTTCCCGGTGCGCTTCCTGCAAACCGTTAGCAAAACGCCATCGCCATTGGGGTTCGATATTGCTTCGGAGCAGGTGCGCCGCTCTGCGCTGGAACGTGCGCGCCTGCTCAAGCGAATTGTCGCCACGCCGCGCATTCGCTTGCTGGATCCGCCCGACGCCTACGGTATTTTGCTGGTGGCGCCAGTGTTCTCGTCTGGCCGGACCCCAGCGCAGCTGAACGGGTATGTGACGGCGGTCATCAGCCTGGCGCAATTGATGAATGTGGGCACCGCAGAGCAGGACAACCTGGCGGTGACCATGCAGGACCTCAGTTCGCCGGCCAGACCCGAGCCGGTCTACCAGTCGCCGGTGGCTGCCATCCACAACAGGCTGTACGCCAGCAGCCTGCTGAGCCTGGGCGACAGGGATTACCTGATCGAGGTTCGCCCGACGCAGATTTTCAACCTCAGCAATCAGATCATGATGCCGGGCCGGGTCCTGTGGCTGGGCGGGCTGTTGAGCCTGATGCTCAGCGCCTTGCTGTACACCCTGATCAGCCAGCGTCAGCGCGCCTTGCAGCGTGTTGCGCAACGTACCCGCGAGCTGCGCCAGCGTGAATTGCAACTGCGCGCTGCGCACGGGCAGTTGCGCAACGTGCTCGACGCCGCGACCGAAGTGGCGATCATCGCTACCGATCTGGACGGGTTGATCAACATGTTCAACGTCGGCGCGGAGAAGATGCTCGGTTACCCTCAGGAACAGATCCTGGGCAAGTTCCACCTCATGGACCTCTATCAGTCCGCCGAGCTCGAAGCCCGCGCCAGCAGCCTGAGTCGGGAGCGCGGGCAGCCGATCAGCGCCGCCCAACTGATGTTCCTCGACGCGGTACAGGATGGAACGCATCCGTCGCAGGAGTGGACGCTGCAACGCAGTGACGGCAGCACGCTGGTGGTGGATATGCTGGTCACTGCGGTGCGTGACGACCAGGGGCTGTGGACCGGCTATCTGGCCGTGTGCATCGACGTCACCGAGCACAAGCGCGTCAACCAGGCCCTTGCCGAGCAAGGACAGTTACTGAAAAAGCTGGGTTCTCAGGTGCCTGGCGGTATCTATCAATACCACTTGGCGACCGATGGCAGTGCGCGTTTCAGGTACGCCAGTGCGGGCATGTGCGAACTGTTCGAGGTGGGCGAGGCTCAACTGCTCGGCGACGCCGATGCAGTGATGCGCCGTATTGAGCCGGCCGACCTTGCCCGGGTCAGGACCTCGATTCTTGCCAGCGCAAGGCACCTCACTGCCTGGAGCGAGGAGTACCGGGTCGAGCTGCCACGCAAGGGGCTGCGCTGGCTGAGCGCGGCCTCCACGCCGGAGCGGCTGGCCGATGGCAGCGTGTTGTGGCACGGGTTTGTGTCCGATATCACCGACCTCAAGCGCGTCGAGCAGGAGTTGCGAGCGCTGTCGGTCACCGACGTACTGACCGGCGCCTATAACCGGCGCTTTTTTCAGGATCGCATGCAGGCCGAGCTGAAAAGGATCGACCGGCATGGGGGTGACCTTTCGATCATCATGCTCGACGTCGATCACTTCAAGCGTATCAATGACCGTTTCGGGCATGCTGCAGGCGACCAGGTGCTCAGGTCGATTTCGGAAAAGATCAGCCAGCGACTGCGCAGCGACGACGTGTTCTGTCGTCTGGGTGGCGAAGAGTTCATGGTGGTGTGCCCGGGCACGCGAAGCGCACAGGCTTATCAACTGGCCTTGAGCCTGCGTGAGGCATTGCGCAATCAGGTTATCGAAGGCGTCGATCATGTGGTGACGGCCAGCTTCGGGATCGCGAGCAGGCGTGCGGGCGAGGGCATCGACGCCATGCTGCTGCGCGCCGACTCGGGCGTCTATGCAGCGAAGCAGGGCGGTCGTGATCGCGTCGAGCCGGAGCAGCTTTGA
- the rlmKL gene encoding bifunctional 23S rRNA (guanine(2069)-N(7))-methyltransferase RlmK/23S rRNA (guanine(2445)-N(2))-methyltransferase RlmL, whose amino-acid sequence MSDRYELFLTCPKGLEGLLAEEATALGLQETREHTSAIRGSADMETAYRLCLWSRLANRVLLVLKRFPMKDAEDLYHGVLDVEWHDHLEPEGTIAVEFSGHGSGIDNTHFGALKVKDAIVDKLRTPEGERPSVDKINPDLRVHLRLDRGEAILSLDLSGHSLHQRGYRLQQGAAPLKENLAAAILIRAGWPRIAAEGGALADPMCGVGTFLVEAGLIAADIAPNIKRERWGFSAWLGHVPALWRKLHDEALARAEAGLAKTPSWIRGYEADPRLIQPGRNNIERAGLSDWIKVYQGEVATFEPRPDQNQKGLVICNPPYGERLGDEASLLYLYQNLGERLRQACLNWEAAVFTGAPDLGKRMGIRSHKQYSFWNGALPCKLLLIKVTPDQFVTGERRTPEQRQVERENPVEAEVVERKLNKNGNPIKPEPVVVEQARLSEGGQMFANRLQKNLKLMGKWVRREGIDCYRVYDADMPEYSLAIDLYHDWVHVQEYAAPKTIDPEKASARLFDALAAIPQALNIDKSRVVIKRRERQSGTKQYERQSAQGQFLEVSEGGVKLLVNLTDYLDTGLFLDHRPMRMRIQREAAGKRFLNLFAYTATASVHAAKGGARSTTSVDLSRTYLDWARRNLSLNGFSDKNRLEQGDVMAWLQANRDEYELIFIDPPTFSNSKRMEGIFDVQRDQVELIDLAMARLAPGGVLYFSNNFRKFVLDENLSQRYAVEDITAQTIDPDFARNGKIHRAWKIMARA is encoded by the coding sequence ATGTCGGATCGCTACGAACTTTTCCTCACTTGCCCCAAAGGCCTTGAAGGTCTGCTTGCCGAGGAAGCCACCGCGCTTGGCCTGCAAGAAACCCGCGAGCACACCTCGGCCATTCGCGGCTCGGCCGACATGGAGACCGCTTATCGGCTTTGCCTGTGGTCGCGTCTGGCTAACCGCGTGCTGCTGGTGCTCAAGCGGTTCCCGATGAAGGACGCCGAAGACCTTTACCACGGCGTACTCGATGTCGAGTGGCACGACCATCTCGAACCGGAAGGCACCATCGCGGTGGAATTCAGCGGGCATGGCTCGGGCATCGACAACACCCACTTTGGTGCATTGAAGGTCAAGGACGCGATCGTCGACAAGTTGCGCACGCCCGAAGGCGAGCGCCCGTCGGTGGACAAGATCAACCCGGACCTGCGTGTCCATCTGCGCCTGGATCGCGGCGAAGCGATTCTGTCGCTGGACCTTTCCGGTCACAGCCTGCACCAGCGTGGCTATCGCCTGCAGCAGGGCGCAGCGCCACTCAAGGAAAACCTGGCAGCGGCGATCCTGATCCGCGCCGGCTGGCCGCGAATTGCTGCCGAAGGCGGCGCGCTGGCTGACCCGATGTGCGGTGTCGGCACATTCCTGGTCGAGGCAGGCCTGATCGCCGCCGACATCGCGCCCAATATCAAGCGCGAGCGCTGGGGCTTCTCTGCCTGGCTCGGCCACGTGCCGGCGCTGTGGCGCAAGCTGCACGACGAAGCGCTGGCGCGTGCCGAGGCCGGCCTGGCGAAAACCCCTTCGTGGATTCGCGGTTACGAAGCCGACCCGCGCCTGATCCAGCCAGGCCGCAACAACATCGAGCGCGCTGGCCTGAGCGACTGGATCAAGGTTTATCAGGGCGAAGTCGCGACCTTCGAGCCGCGTCCGGATCAGAACCAGAAAGGTCTAGTCATCTGCAACCCTCCGTATGGCGAGCGTCTGGGTGATGAAGCCAGCCTGCTGTACCTCTACCAGAATCTGGGCGAGCGTCTGCGTCAGGCGTGTCTTAACTGGGAAGCGGCCGTGTTCACCGGCGCGCCTGATCTGGGCAAGCGCATGGGCATTCGCAGCCACAAACAGTATTCGTTCTGGAACGGCGCCTTGCCGTGCAAATTGTTGCTGATCAAGGTCACGCCTGACCAGTTCGTCACCGGCGAGCGCCGGACCCCCGAGCAGCGTCAGGTCGAGCGTGAGAACCCGGTCGAAGCCGAGGTGGTGGAGCGTAAACTTAACAAGAACGGCAACCCGATCAAGCCGGAACCGGTGGTGGTCGAGCAGGCGCGCCTGAGCGAAGGCGGGCAGATGTTTGCCAACCGCCTGCAAAAGAACCTCAAGCTGATGGGCAAGTGGGTGCGCCGTGAAGGCATCGACTGCTACCGCGTCTACGATGCCGACATGCCCGAGTATTCGCTGGCGATCGACCTGTACCACGACTGGGTGCACGTTCAGGAATACGCCGCGCCCAAGACCATCGATCCGGAAAAAGCCTCGGCCCGACTGTTCGACGCGCTGGCAGCCATTCCGCAGGCGCTGAACATCGACAAGAGTCGTGTGGTGATCAAGCGTCGCGAGCGCCAGAGCGGCACCAAACAGTACGAACGTCAGAGTGCGCAGGGGCAGTTTCTGGAAGTCAGCGAAGGCGGCGTCAAGTTGCTGGTCAACCTGACGGATTACCTGGACACCGGCCTGTTTCTCGATCACCGCCCGATGCGCATGCGTATCCAGCGCGAGGCCGCGGGCAAGCGCTTCCTGAACCTGTTTGCCTACACGGCTACGGCCAGTGTGCATGCCGCCAAGGGCGGTGCACGCAGCACCACCAGCGTCGACCTGTCACGCACCTATCTGGACTGGGCACGGCGCAACCTGTCGCTCAACGGTTTTTCCGACAAGAACCGTCTGGAGCAGGGGGACGTGATGGCCTGGCTGCAGGCCAATCGCGACGAGTACGAGCTGATCTTCATCGATCCGCCGACGTTCTCCAACTCCAAGCGCATGGAAGGTATTTTCGATGTGCAGCGTGATCAGGTCGAACTGATCGATCTGGCGATGGCGCGTCTGGCCCCGGGCGGTGTGTTGTATTTCTCCAACAACTTCCGCAAGTTCGTGCTCGATGAAAACCTCAGCCAGCGCTATGCGGTCGAAGACATCACCGCGCAGACCATCGACCCGGACTTTGCCCGCAACGGCAAGATTCACCGCGCCTGGAAAATCATGGCGCGCGCTTGA
- the rmf gene encoding ribosome modulation factor — translation MRRLKRDPLERAFLRGYQYGVHGKSRELCPFTLPSVRQAWINGWREGRGDNWDGMTGTAGIHRLNELHAVG, via the coding sequence ATGAGAAGACTTAAGCGTGATCCGTTGGAAAGAGCATTTTTACGCGGATATCAATACGGCGTTCATGGTAAATCCCGTGAGCTTTGCCCTTTTACTCTACCGTCAGTACGCCAGGCATGGATCAATGGCTGGCGCGAAGGACGCGGCGACAACTGGGACGGTATGACCGGCACTGCGGGCATCCACAGACTCAACGAACTTCACGCGGTCGGATGA